A genomic stretch from Geitlerinema sp. PCC 9228 includes:
- the accB gene encoding acetyl-CoA carboxylase biotin carboxyl carrier protein produces MDLDVNTLRELLTAFNQTNISELTLKSGDFELTLRKDWPLGDRAGAGESMVAGFPQTTPPEANAAGTAAPPAAAPASSESAPEGGKPPSAPQPKLVDVTSPMVGTFYRAPAPGEAPFVEMNDRVGVGQTVCIIEAMKLMNEIEAEVAGQVVEVLVEDGEPVEYGQVLMRIQPNSEGV; encoded by the coding sequence GTGGATTTAGATGTTAATACCCTCCGGGAACTCTTAACGGCGTTCAACCAGACCAATATCTCGGAATTAACGCTGAAAAGTGGCGATTTTGAGTTAACCTTGCGCAAAGATTGGCCCCTCGGCGATCGCGCCGGGGCAGGAGAGTCTATGGTTGCTGGTTTTCCCCAAACCACCCCGCCAGAAGCAAACGCCGCTGGTACAGCAGCACCCCCAGCCGCCGCGCCGGCATCTAGCGAGAGCGCTCCAGAGGGAGGAAAACCTCCCAGCGCTCCCCAACCAAAATTGGTGGATGTTACCTCGCCCATGGTAGGTACATTTTACCGGGCACCCGCTCCTGGAGAAGCACCGTTCGTGGAAATGAACGACCGGGTTGGCGTCGGGCAAACTGTATGTATTATCGAAGCGATGAAGTTAATGAACGAAATTGAAGCGGAAGTTGCCGGTCAAGTGGTAGAAGTTTTGGTGGAAGATGGAGAACCGGTGGAATACGGTCAAGTTTTGATGAGAATTCAGCCCAATTCTGAAGGAGTTTAA
- a CDS encoding iron-sulfur cluster assembly accessory protein yields the protein MSSCTIHIRPAAAREIQRLLGQRQNPHLRFRLGVQTGGCADLYYTLQLDETVHPNDCLLECGDLPVTIKDEDRRYLEGTVVDYSEDLMGGGFRFHNPNATHSCSCGISFSAEAGESSPTKD from the coding sequence ATGTCTAGTTGTACGATCCACATTCGCCCTGCTGCCGCTCGCGAAATTCAACGCCTGCTCGGACAGCGTCAAAATCCTCACCTGCGATTTCGTCTCGGCGTTCAAACTGGTGGATGTGCCGATCTATACTACACCCTTCAATTGGATGAAACCGTACATCCTAACGATTGCCTGTTGGAATGTGGCGATCTACCAGTTACCATCAAAGATGAGGATAGACGTTACTTGGAAGGCACGGTGGTTGACTATTCGGAAGATTTAATGGGAGGCGGTTTTCGCTTTCACAATCCCAATGCCACCCATAGCTGTAGTTGCGGTATTTCGTTTTCCGCAGAGGCAGGCGAAAGCTCGCCCACCAAGGATTGA
- a CDS encoding GerMN domain-containing protein has product MQKETKDRLSRGWVAGVSALVLAVGAGTTWLVANQRTANPPAPSETPSSVQNGAPSTQEPTQTPTAPATEVRAQAFYLQDRGGSFALVPTPVQVASKATPEQALERAFTRLLASPSQSAASNSFSTIPEATQLRSLRVAEDGIYVDLSEEFIRGGGSTSMMGRLGQVVYTATSFDPQAKVWISVSGEPLTLLGGEGLQVPQPITRESFKREFAL; this is encoded by the coding sequence ATGCAAAAAGAAACCAAAGACCGCCTTTCTAGAGGATGGGTAGCTGGCGTTTCCGCACTTGTGTTGGCTGTGGGAGCTGGAACGACTTGGTTGGTGGCCAACCAGCGCACAGCCAATCCCCCCGCTCCGAGCGAAACGCCATCTTCCGTTCAAAATGGTGCCCCTTCTACCCAAGAGCCTACCCAAACTCCTACCGCGCCTGCCACTGAAGTGCGCGCCCAAGCTTTTTATTTACAAGATCGGGGAGGCAGCTTTGCTTTGGTACCGACGCCGGTGCAAGTGGCGTCAAAGGCCACACCGGAACAAGCTCTGGAACGAGCTTTCACGCGGTTGCTGGCATCGCCTTCCCAGTCGGCGGCAAGCAACTCTTTTTCTACGATTCCGGAGGCGACCCAACTGCGATCGCTGCGCGTGGCGGAAGATGGCATTTATGTGGATCTGTCTGAGGAATTCATCCGCGGCGGCGGTAGTACCTCGATGATGGGGAGATTGGGGCAAGTAGTCTATACAGCGACTAGTTTCGACCCCCAGGCAAAGGTTTGGATTTCTGTAAGTGGCGAACCGCTGACCTTGTTGGGGGGAGAAGGGTTACAAGTACCGCAACCCATTACCAGGGAATCCTTCAAGCGGGAATTTGCTCTATAA
- the efp gene encoding elongation factor P has protein sequence MISTNDFRTGVTIELEGAVWRVVEFLHVKPGKGSAFVRTKLKNVQTGNVVERTFRAGETVPQAILEKVPMQYTYKDKEQFVFMDMEQYEEIPLTAEQIGERSKYLKEGMEVTAIRWQNQILEVELPNSIVLEVTETDPGVKGDTATGGSKPATLETGAVVMVPLFISVGERIKVDTRNDTYIGRE, from the coding sequence ATGATCTCCACCAACGACTTTCGCACCGGAGTCACCATTGAGTTGGAAGGCGCTGTATGGCGCGTTGTCGAATTTCTCCACGTTAAGCCTGGCAAAGGCTCCGCGTTCGTGCGTACGAAACTGAAAAACGTACAAACTGGTAACGTGGTGGAAAGAACTTTTCGTGCTGGGGAAACCGTTCCCCAAGCAATTTTGGAAAAAGTTCCCATGCAGTATACCTATAAAGACAAAGAACAGTTCGTCTTTATGGATATGGAACAATATGAAGAAATCCCCCTGACCGCCGAGCAAATTGGCGAACGTTCCAAGTATTTGAAAGAAGGCATGGAGGTAACAGCCATCCGCTGGCAAAACCAAATTTTGGAAGTGGAGTTACCCAATTCCATCGTCTTGGAAGTGACCGAGACCGATCCTGGGGTGAAGGGGGATACAGCCACCGGCGGCAGCAAACCGGCTACGTTGGAAACCGGTGCCGTGGTGATGGTTCCTTTGTTTATCTCCGTTGGAGAACGCATTAAAGTGGATACCCGTAATGACACGTATATAGGTCGCGAATAG
- a CDS encoding metalloregulator ArsR/SmtB family transcription factor yields the protein MTSTPNNLPKEVLQHVAEYFSILSEPMRLKILNLLRDGEKCVQELVEATETSQANVSKHLKVMLQAGILSRRSEGTAAYYRVEDDLTFELCTLVCDRLAARIEQQAQSFRAFSLSGKQ from the coding sequence ATGACATCAACGCCTAATAACCTTCCTAAAGAAGTTCTACAACATGTCGCCGAATATTTCAGTATTTTAAGCGAACCCATGCGCTTGAAGATTCTGAACTTGCTGCGCGACGGTGAGAAATGCGTCCAAGAGTTGGTGGAAGCCACCGAAACCAGCCAAGCCAACGTATCGAAGCATCTCAAAGTGATGTTACAAGCAGGCATTCTCAGCCGTCGCAGCGAAGGAACGGCGGCATACTACCGCGTTGAGGACGACCTAACGTTTGAACTATGCACGCTAGTGTGCGATCGCTTAGCCGCCCGCATCGAACAGCAAGCACAGAGTTTCCGGGCCTTTAGCCTTTCCGGGAAACAATAA
- a CDS encoding peptidylprolyl isomerase has protein sequence MFLFNRSRTRNPGWQRWLFNGVLVVLLASLSVGLSGAWWDFFSGNNERQSSLPTGDPVTNGESLLQYSLPIDNPPVRQLQQSLEDIATQLRARRRWGAIRSDVKAAARVLQRKEDEILASIAPEKQAQAQKILDDIRAGVDDFKEIAEVKDKEAAWIRRGELISQLGDLEELMVDEFPFEVPEEYSDLPQLQGRATIEMETNKGNLTLVVDGYSAPITAGNFVDLVQRNFYDGLEFIRSEQDYVLQAGDPPGPEEGFVDPETGTERTIPLEIKPKSEKEPIYGFTFEELGLYKTQPELPFSAYGTVAMARPEENNNGGSSQFFFFLFEPDLTPAGANLLDGRYAVFGYVIDGKDVLETLQAGDKIMSAQVTKGLENLVVPQEETETETEAA, from the coding sequence ATGTTTCTTTTCAATCGTTCTCGCACTCGCAACCCTGGATGGCAAAGGTGGCTGTTCAATGGTGTTTTGGTGGTATTGCTAGCTAGCCTCTCGGTCGGTCTTAGCGGTGCTTGGTGGGACTTTTTCAGCGGCAACAACGAGCGTCAAAGTAGCTTGCCCACCGGCGATCCGGTCACCAATGGGGAATCTCTGTTGCAATATTCCCTACCCATCGACAATCCTCCCGTACGCCAATTGCAACAAAGTTTGGAAGATATTGCTACCCAACTGAGGGCGCGCCGCCGTTGGGGGGCGATTCGTTCTGATGTGAAAGCGGCGGCTAGGGTTTTGCAACGCAAGGAAGATGAAATTCTAGCCAGTATTGCTCCAGAAAAGCAAGCGCAAGCGCAAAAAATCCTCGATGATATTCGAGCCGGTGTTGATGATTTCAAAGAAATTGCTGAGGTAAAAGATAAAGAAGCAGCTTGGATTCGCCGCGGCGAGTTAATTTCCCAGCTGGGCGATTTGGAAGAGTTAATGGTTGATGAATTTCCCTTTGAAGTTCCCGAAGAATATAGCGATCTGCCCCAGCTCCAAGGACGCGCTACCATTGAGATGGAAACCAATAAGGGGAATTTGACTTTGGTGGTTGATGGGTATAGCGCTCCCATTACTGCTGGGAATTTTGTGGATTTGGTGCAGCGGAATTTTTACGACGGATTGGAGTTTATTCGTTCCGAGCAGGATTACGTGTTGCAGGCTGGCGATCCACCTGGTCCTGAGGAAGGATTTGTCGATCCGGAAACGGGAACCGAACGTACCATTCCTTTAGAGATTAAGCCCAAATCGGAAAAAGAACCAATTTATGGGTTTACGTTTGAAGAGTTAGGTTTGTACAAAACGCAACCGGAATTGCCGTTTTCTGCTTATGGAACGGTGGCGATGGCACGCCCGGAGGAGAATAACAATGGCGGTTCTTCGCAGTTTTTCTTTTTTCTGTTTGAACCGGATTTAACGCCGGCTGGTGCCAATTTGCTTGATGGTCGGTATGCGGTTTTTGGATATGTTATTGATGGCAAAGATGTTTTGGAAACCTTGCAAGCAGGGGATAAAATTATGTCGGCACAGGTAACTAAAGGATTGGAAAATTTGGTGGTGCCGCAGGAAGAAACAGAAACGGAAACGGAAGCGGCGTAG